A window of the Methanoregula sp. genome harbors these coding sequences:
- a CDS encoding nucleotide sugar dehydrogenase yields the protein MTLDAILKEKGPIRTIGVLGMGYVGIPAAALLADVPQYERVYGFQRDSPSSGYKIAMLNRGESPLKGEEPGLEELLQKVVSAKKFVCTSDFSKIAGLDAVTLSIQTPFLNKEDLLPDFSALFDGIKNVGRYLRPGMLVVLESTITPGTTTGIARELLEKESGLTAGVDFALAHAPERVMVGRLLRNIREHDRIVGGIDDVSTQRATELYSPVLTLGKVIPMSATAAEVTKTAENTFRDLQIAAINELALYCEAMGINVYDVRTGIDSLKGEGITRAMLWPGAGVGGHCLTKDTYHLERGARELGKGTLDYPANEPSLYVLARHINDFMPTHMFRLTKDALQRAGVPLKGAKVALLGWAFLSNSDDTRNTPAEPYRDLLVHEGAVVPVHDPYVAEYPGVPIVPFVEEAVEGADAIVIFAGHHHYRTLNPLVLKQLSGKKHPVIIDGRNMVDPDMYIKNGFIYKGIGRGDRNGHAIVE from the coding sequence ATGACGCTTGATGCAATCCTTAAGGAAAAAGGGCCGATCAGGACCATAGGGGTACTTGGCATGGGATATGTGGGAATCCCTGCGGCTGCTCTCCTGGCCGATGTACCGCAGTACGAACGGGTGTACGGGTTCCAGCGGGATTCTCCCTCTTCCGGTTACAAGATTGCCATGCTCAACCGGGGCGAGAGCCCGCTCAAGGGTGAGGAACCGGGGCTTGAAGAGCTCTTACAAAAAGTAGTATCTGCCAAAAAATTTGTCTGCACCTCTGATTTTTCAAAGATTGCCGGACTGGATGCCGTTACCCTCTCGATCCAGACGCCGTTTCTGAACAAGGAAGACCTGCTGCCGGATTTTTCCGCATTGTTCGACGGGATAAAAAATGTCGGCCGCTATCTCCGGCCCGGTATGCTTGTCGTGCTGGAATCCACGATCACGCCCGGCACCACTACCGGGATCGCCCGCGAGCTCCTGGAAAAGGAGTCCGGGCTTACGGCGGGTGTGGATTTCGCCCTCGCCCATGCACCGGAACGGGTGATGGTGGGCAGATTGCTGCGGAATATCCGGGAGCATGACCGTATTGTGGGAGGGATTGACGACGTGAGTACGCAGAGGGCAACTGAACTGTATTCCCCCGTACTGACCCTGGGAAAAGTGATCCCGATGTCAGCAACCGCTGCGGAAGTGACCAAGACTGCGGAGAACACGTTCCGGGATCTCCAGATCGCTGCCATCAACGAACTGGCACTCTATTGCGAGGCGATGGGCATCAATGTCTACGATGTCCGGACCGGCATCGACAGTCTCAAGGGCGAAGGCATCACCCGTGCCATGCTCTGGCCGGGTGCCGGTGTCGGGGGCCACTGCCTGACCAAGGACACCTACCACCTCGAACGGGGTGCCCGGGAGCTCGGTAAAGGCACGCTTGATTACCCGGCAAACGAGCCGTCGCTCTACGTGCTTGCCCGGCACATCAATGACTTCATGCCAACCCATATGTTCCGGCTTACGAAAGATGCCCTGCAGCGTGCGGGTGTCCCGCTGAAAGGCGCAAAGGTTGCCCTTCTCGGTTGGGCGTTTTTATCCAATTCGGATGATACCCGGAATACGCCCGCAGAACCGTACCGCGATCTCCTTGTGCATGAGGGTGCGGTTGTCCCGGTCCACGATCCCTATGTAGCGGAATATCCCGGGGTGCCGATTGTTCCTTTTGTTGAGGAAGCGGTTGAGGGTGCTGATGCGATCGTGATCTTTGCCGGCCATCACCACTACCGGACCCTGAATCCTCTTGTACTTAAGCAACTGTCCGGTAAGAAGCACCCGGTTATTATTGACGGACGGAACATGGTCGACCCGGATATGTATATTAAAAATGGTTTTATTTACAAGGGAATCGGGCGGGGCGACAGGAACGGGCACGCGATTGTGGAATAA
- a CDS encoding DegT/DnrJ/EryC1/StrS family aminotransferase gives MVNIPIARPAIGQEEISAVTAVLESGMLAAGDRVLELETKFADYCGTTHAVAINNGTAALHAALLAADIGPGDEVIVPSFSFIATASAVLMCGATPIFCDVNDQTYTINTEQLEERVTPKTRAVIGVHLYGQPFDVTGVQNVCELHSLKLIEDAAQAHGALCNGSKVGSFGHFGCFSFYATKNMITGEGGMVTTSEKAYAERLRLIINHGQSEKYLHTRLGYNYRMTDMAAALGIVQLKKLEKFNLRRRKNADYYNANLSVKGLITPYVAPGMHHVYHQYVIRLTDEFPMKRDAFIDYLKAKGIGSAVHYPIPIHRQPLFGLANDPDPCPVSTRLSSSVLSLPVHPLLDQKELAFICDTINRVK, from the coding sequence GTGGTCAATATACCCATTGCGCGACCAGCGATAGGTCAGGAAGAGATCTCGGCAGTAACAGCGGTTCTCGAGTCCGGAATGCTCGCTGCCGGAGACAGGGTTTTGGAACTTGAGACAAAATTTGCCGATTACTGTGGCACTACGCATGCGGTGGCGATCAATAACGGGACTGCCGCTCTTCATGCTGCCCTCCTTGCCGCAGATATCGGTCCCGGGGATGAGGTAATTGTACCGTCATTCTCGTTCATTGCCACGGCATCGGCAGTCCTGATGTGCGGGGCAACGCCGATCTTCTGCGATGTCAATGACCAGACCTATACCATCAACACCGAACAGCTCGAAGAGCGGGTAACCCCGAAAACCCGGGCGGTTATCGGTGTCCATCTCTATGGCCAGCCGTTTGATGTGACGGGTGTGCAGAACGTATGCGAGCTGCACAGTCTCAAGTTAATTGAGGATGCGGCACAGGCGCATGGTGCACTCTGCAATGGCAGTAAAGTCGGAAGTTTCGGGCACTTCGGCTGCTTCTCTTTCTATGCCACCAAAAACATGATCACCGGTGAAGGGGGGATGGTTACAACAAGCGAGAAGGCGTACGCTGAGCGCCTGCGCCTGATCATCAATCACGGCCAGAGCGAGAAGTATCTTCATACCCGCCTTGGTTACAACTACCGCATGACTGATATGGCAGCGGCATTGGGCATTGTCCAGTTAAAAAAGTTAGAGAAGTTCAACCTGCGGCGCAGGAAGAATGCGGATTATTATAATGCAAACCTTTCGGTAAAAGGTCTCATCACCCCGTATGTCGCACCCGGTATGCATCATGTCTACCACCAGTACGTCATCCGTCTCACCGATGAGTTCCCGATGAAGCGCGATGCGTTTATCGATTACTTAAAGGCCAAAGGGATTGGCTCTGCAGTGCATTATCCCATACCCATCCATCGCCAGCCGTTGTTCGGGCTTGCAAATGATCCGGATCCCTGCCCGGTCTCGACCCGGCTCTCCTCGTCAGTACTAAGCCTGCCGGTCCACCCCCTGCTCGACCAGAAAGAGCTTGCCTTTATCTGTGATACGATCAACCGGGTGAAGTGA
- a CDS encoding Gfo/Idh/MocA family oxidoreductase has protein sequence MDVGVIGVGTMGKNHVRVYSELKSVDSVGVFDVNTAGAKAIGEKHGATVYSSVAELLAHSDAVSVCVPTQFHKDVVGQVFSSRKSVLIEKPICATAEEATQLMRTAPEGITIGVGHIERFNPIVEEIRKIVKKPLYVEMKRHNPASARVTGSTVIEDLMIHDIDILLTLFFNAPCTISSAGTADVCSVLMKCGTVPVSLSASRKSSKKIRMIYIEEEEFTIEGDFMTQEVTIYRKPGQYTFEAERYVQENIIEKVMVNKLEPLKRELATFIDCVEKGRPFPITPEQAIHNLRICEEIQAGLAK, from the coding sequence ATGGATGTCGGTGTGATCGGTGTCGGGACGATGGGAAAGAACCACGTCAGGGTCTATTCCGAACTCAAAAGTGTGGATTCCGTCGGTGTTTTTGACGTAAACACTGCGGGGGCAAAGGCGATTGGAGAAAAGCACGGGGCAACGGTGTATAGTTCTGTTGCAGAATTGCTTGCGCATTCCGATGCGGTGAGCGTGTGCGTCCCCACGCAGTTTCACAAGGATGTAGTCGGGCAGGTTTTTTCTTCCCGTAAATCCGTGCTGATCGAAAAACCGATCTGTGCCACAGCTGAGGAAGCCACGCAGCTCATGCGAACCGCTCCGGAAGGGATTACCATTGGCGTTGGTCATATCGAGCGGTTCAACCCGATTGTCGAAGAAATCAGGAAGATCGTGAAAAAACCGCTGTATGTTGAGATGAAACGGCATAATCCCGCGTCAGCCCGCGTCACGGGAAGTACGGTGATCGAGGATCTGATGATCCACGATATCGATATTCTTCTTACCCTGTTCTTTAATGCCCCGTGTACCATCTCCAGTGCCGGCACCGCAGATGTATGCAGTGTGCTGATGAAATGCGGAACGGTTCCCGTGTCACTCTCTGCAAGCCGGAAATCTTCCAAGAAGATCCGCATGATCTATATCGAGGAAGAGGAGTTCACTATTGAAGGGGACTTCATGACGCAGGAAGTGACCATTTATCGCAAGCCGGGGCAGTATACGTTCGAGGCGGAACGGTACGTGCAGGAAAATATCATCGAGAAGGTGATGGTGAACAAACTCGAACCGCTCAAACGCGAGCTTGCGACGTTCATTGACTGCGTGGAAAAAGGCCGGCCTTTCCCGATCACCCCGGAACAGGCGATTCACAACCTGCGGATCTGCGAAGAGATCCAGGCAGGACTTGCGAAATAG
- a CDS encoding AbrB/MazE/SpoVT family DNA-binding domain-containing protein, whose amino-acid sequence MTKVEIKQVDAQGRIILPKAWRNRLKTNNVMIIDEDDRLEIRPADTDLARFVDAVEVEGKHFDDYHALRKELRKDAVH is encoded by the coding sequence ATGACAAAAGTGGAGATTAAGCAGGTTGATGCACAGGGCCGGATCATCCTGCCAAAGGCATGGCGGAACCGGCTGAAAACAAATAATGTCATGATCATCGATGAGGATGACCGGCTTGAGATCCGCCCGGCTGATACCGATCTTGCGCGATTTGTTGACGCGGTCGAAGTTGAAGGTAAACATTTTGACGATTATCACGCCCTGCGCAAGGAACTGAGAAAAGATGCGGTTCATTGA
- a CDS encoding type II toxin-antitoxin system VapC family toxin, whose amino-acid sequence MRFIDANVFIYAVLKPKTALPEAVLTRKTAAKEIFLRVNAGEPVTTTTVHLSEVANVCEDAAGFKFSCDLVSALLSKPSIIVQPVSADNYRESARLAQKYSISVNDALALVVMEQQGIDEIYTFDRHFSQAPVRVVQE is encoded by the coding sequence ATGCGGTTCATTGATGCAAACGTATTCATCTATGCAGTCCTCAAGCCAAAAACAGCGCTTCCGGAAGCGGTCTTAACAAGAAAAACTGCAGCAAAAGAGATTTTCCTGCGGGTAAATGCCGGTGAACCGGTCACGACCACGACCGTGCACCTCAGCGAAGTGGCAAATGTTTGCGAAGATGCGGCGGGCTTTAAGTTTTCCTGCGATCTCGTCTCCGCACTCCTGTCAAAGCCCTCGATTATTGTCCAGCCGGTCTCCGCTGACAACTACCGGGAGAGTGCCCGGCTGGCACAAAAATATTCCATTAGCGTTAACGATGCCCTGGCACTGGTTGTCATGGAACAACAAGGCATTGATGAGATCTATACCTTCGACCGGCATTTCAGCCAGGCACCGGTACGCGTTGTACAGGAATAG